A genomic segment from Perca flavescens isolate YP-PL-M2 chromosome 13, PFLA_1.0, whole genome shotgun sequence encodes:
- the ccdc61 gene encoding centrosomal protein CCDC61 isoform X3 — MEEGSEVMEDIVFRGVEFSVKIEVDKGLLIVEISDSVTADQWRGDFDPAYIEDLTRKTGNFKQFPIFCSMLESAVRKMSDSVTLDLLTYADLELLRNRKAGVVSRPRGHQQSSVLTAKRYLILIYTVEFDRIHYPLPLPYVGKPDPAALQKEVRALRAELNTVSSHGINKSAELEIQRLRAELALVKEEKESMGKVLERLQISGSGPTSGREDWRVRDVVRALEEQLVKERAKSQRSASKRCQEQRLLMEQFEELRASECALRVRVKNLTSELALLRRGRVTPVSGHVRSRVDGEIYRSLSRDRRSGYGTVRARSGSRERTEDRGQRSEERGRRADSSGPRARIPRPSPSPTGSRVERFDPTAYIQDRQRRQKEADVKKQRKVRRDMLASPVVSERGRSRSREAYPQMARSGSRGRSLSVERRGSRNSSESSLVDMDEMAKTLFRARKQAYNGPSVSRGGLLTRKPLCSTPTHRMKDKESSIDTGAELSEIDARLLALQEYMRDLDTGH; from the exons ATGGAGGAGGGCTCTGAGGTGATGGAGGATATTGTATTTCGAGGAGTGGAGTTTTCTGTGAAGATAGAGGTGGACAAGGGTTTGCTGATAGTCGAAATCTCTGACTCAGTGACAGCCGATCAATGGAGGGGGGACTTTGATCCAGCAT acATTGAGGACCTCACCCGcaaaactggcaacttcaagcAGTTCCCTATTTTCTGCAGCATGTTGGAATCAGCTGTTAGAAAG ATGAGTGATTCTGTTACACTTGACCTCTTGACCTATGCTGACCTGGAGCTGCTACGTAACCGAAAAGCAGGAGTGGTTAGTCGTCCTCGTGGCCATCAGCAGTCATCTGTTCTCACTGCCAAAAGATATCTAATCCTCATATACACTGTGGAGTTTGACAG GATACACTACCCTTTACCCCTGCCCTATGTGGGTAAGCCTGACCCGGCTGCCCTACAGAAGGAAGTCCGAGCTCTGAGGGCTGAGCTCAACACCGTCTCCTCTCATGGAATTAACAAATCTGCAGAACTAGAAATACAGCGGCTTCGAGCAGA GCTGGCTCTAGTCAAAGAAGAGAAGGAGTCCATGGGCAAGGTTCTGGAGCGACTGCAGATCAGCGGAAGTGGTCCCACATCGGGACGAGAGGACTGGAGGGTCAGAGATGTGGTGAGGGCGCTGGAGGAGCAGCTCGTGAAGGAGAGGGCCAAAAGTCAACGCTCGGCGAGCAAGAGGTGCCAGGAGCAGCGACTCCTGATGGAGCAG TTTGAGGAGCTGAGAGCATCGGAGTGCGCTCTCCGTGTTCGTGTCAAGAATCTCACCAGTGAACTGGCGTTGCTACGGAGAGG tagAGTGACTCCTGTGTCCGGTCACGTTCGCTCTCGAGTTGATGGGGAAATCTATCGCTCGCTCTCTCGCGACAGGAGGTCGGGGTACGGGACAGTCAGGGCTCGCTCAGGATCCAGAGAACGGACGGAGGACAGAGGGCAAAGGTCAGAGGAAAGGGGAAGAAGAGCGGACTCCTCGGGACCACGTGCTCGCATACCCAGGCCGTCACCTTCCCCCACTG GGTCCCGGGTAGAACGCTTTGACCCAActgcttacatccaggacagaCAGCGCAGACAGAAAGAGGCAGATGTCAAAAA ACAAAGAAAGGTACGGAGGGACATGCTCGCATCACCCGTTGTCTCTGAGAGGGGGCGATCACGTTCCAGAGAGGCCTATCCTCAGATGGCCCGTTCTGGCAGCAGAGGCAGGAGTTTATCAGTGGAGCGCAGAGGGAGCAGGAACTCCTCTGAAAGCTCGTTAGTGGACATGGATGAAATGGCCAAAACTTTGTTCAG agcAAGAAAACAGGCTTACAATGGACCCAGTGTG TCTAGAGGAGGCCTTTTGACCAGGAAGCCATTATGCAGTACTCCAACACACAGAATGAAAGACAAAG AGAGCTCCATAGATACAGGTGCTGAGCTGTCAGAGATTGATGCCAGGCTCCTGGCACTTCAGGAGTACATGAGGGACCTGGATACAGGACACTAA
- the ccdc61 gene encoding centrosomal protein CCDC61 isoform X1: MPNQPELFPNKNDDTFGNGLCWLATAPRVVLMTVQTARPRAMEEGSEVMEDIVFRGVEFSVKIEVDKGLLIVEISDSVTADQWRGDFDPAYIEDLTRKTGNFKQFPIFCSMLESAVRKMSDSVTLDLLTYADLELLRNRKAGVVSRPRGHQQSSVLTAKRYLILIYTVEFDRIHYPLPLPYVGKPDPAALQKEVRALRAELNTVSSHGINKSAELEIQRLRAELALVKEEKESMGKVLERLQISGSGPTSGREDWRVRDVVRALEEQLVKERAKSQRSASKRCQEQRLLMEQFEELRASECALRVRVKNLTSELALLRRGRVTPVSGHVRSRVDGEIYRSLSRDRRSGYGTVRARSGSRERTEDRGQRSEERGRRADSSGPRARIPRPSPSPTGSRVERFDPTAYIQDRQRRQKEADVKKQRKVRRDMLASPVVSERGRSRSREAYPQMARSGSRGRSLSVERRGSRNSSESSLVDMDEMAKTLFRARKQAYNGPSVSRGGLLTRKPLCSTPTHRMKDKESSIDTGAELSEIDARLLALQEYMRDLDTGH; the protein is encoded by the exons ATGCCCAACCAACCAGAACTTTTTCCCAATAAAAATGATGACACCTTTGGAAATGGACTCTGTTGGCTCGCTACCGCCCCTCGCGTTGTGTTGATGACTGTACAGACTGCGAG ACCCCGTGCGATGGAGGAGGGCTCTGAGGTGATGGAGGATATTGTATTTCGAGGAGTGGAGTTTTCTGTGAAGATAGAGGTGGACAAGGGTTTGCTGATAGTCGAAATCTCTGACTCAGTGACAGCCGATCAATGGAGGGGGGACTTTGATCCAGCAT acATTGAGGACCTCACCCGcaaaactggcaacttcaagcAGTTCCCTATTTTCTGCAGCATGTTGGAATCAGCTGTTAGAAAG ATGAGTGATTCTGTTACACTTGACCTCTTGACCTATGCTGACCTGGAGCTGCTACGTAACCGAAAAGCAGGAGTGGTTAGTCGTCCTCGTGGCCATCAGCAGTCATCTGTTCTCACTGCCAAAAGATATCTAATCCTCATATACACTGTGGAGTTTGACAG GATACACTACCCTTTACCCCTGCCCTATGTGGGTAAGCCTGACCCGGCTGCCCTACAGAAGGAAGTCCGAGCTCTGAGGGCTGAGCTCAACACCGTCTCCTCTCATGGAATTAACAAATCTGCAGAACTAGAAATACAGCGGCTTCGAGCAGA GCTGGCTCTAGTCAAAGAAGAGAAGGAGTCCATGGGCAAGGTTCTGGAGCGACTGCAGATCAGCGGAAGTGGTCCCACATCGGGACGAGAGGACTGGAGGGTCAGAGATGTGGTGAGGGCGCTGGAGGAGCAGCTCGTGAAGGAGAGGGCCAAAAGTCAACGCTCGGCGAGCAAGAGGTGCCAGGAGCAGCGACTCCTGATGGAGCAG TTTGAGGAGCTGAGAGCATCGGAGTGCGCTCTCCGTGTTCGTGTCAAGAATCTCACCAGTGAACTGGCGTTGCTACGGAGAGG tagAGTGACTCCTGTGTCCGGTCACGTTCGCTCTCGAGTTGATGGGGAAATCTATCGCTCGCTCTCTCGCGACAGGAGGTCGGGGTACGGGACAGTCAGGGCTCGCTCAGGATCCAGAGAACGGACGGAGGACAGAGGGCAAAGGTCAGAGGAAAGGGGAAGAAGAGCGGACTCCTCGGGACCACGTGCTCGCATACCCAGGCCGTCACCTTCCCCCACTG GGTCCCGGGTAGAACGCTTTGACCCAActgcttacatccaggacagaCAGCGCAGACAGAAAGAGGCAGATGTCAAAAA ACAAAGAAAGGTACGGAGGGACATGCTCGCATCACCCGTTGTCTCTGAGAGGGGGCGATCACGTTCCAGAGAGGCCTATCCTCAGATGGCCCGTTCTGGCAGCAGAGGCAGGAGTTTATCAGTGGAGCGCAGAGGGAGCAGGAACTCCTCTGAAAGCTCGTTAGTGGACATGGATGAAATGGCCAAAACTTTGTTCAG agcAAGAAAACAGGCTTACAATGGACCCAGTGTG TCTAGAGGAGGCCTTTTGACCAGGAAGCCATTATGCAGTACTCCAACACACAGAATGAAAGACAAAG AGAGCTCCATAGATACAGGTGCTGAGCTGTCAGAGATTGATGCCAGGCTCCTGGCACTTCAGGAGTACATGAGGGACCTGGATACAGGACACTAA
- the ccdc61 gene encoding centrosomal protein CCDC61 isoform X2 has product MPNQPELFPNKNDDTFGNGLCWLATAPRVVLMTVQTARPRAMEEGSEVMEDIVFRGVEFSVKIEVDKGLLIVEISDSVTADQWRGDFDPAYIEDLTRKTGNFKQFPIFCSMLESAVRKMSDSVTLDLLTYADLELLRNRKAGVVSRPRGHQQSSVLTAKRYLILIYTVEFDRIHYPLPLPYVGKPDPAALQKEVRALRAELNTVSSHGINKSAELEIQRLRAELALVKEEKESMGKVLERLQISGSGPTSGREDWRVRDVVRALEEQLVKERAKSQRSASKRCQEQRLLMEQFEELRASECALRVRVKNLTSELALLRRGRSGYGTVRARSGSRERTEDRGQRSEERGRRADSSGPRARIPRPSPSPTGSRVERFDPTAYIQDRQRRQKEADVKKQRKVRRDMLASPVVSERGRSRSREAYPQMARSGSRGRSLSVERRGSRNSSESSLVDMDEMAKTLFRARKQAYNGPSVSRGGLLTRKPLCSTPTHRMKDKESSIDTGAELSEIDARLLALQEYMRDLDTGH; this is encoded by the exons ATGCCCAACCAACCAGAACTTTTTCCCAATAAAAATGATGACACCTTTGGAAATGGACTCTGTTGGCTCGCTACCGCCCCTCGCGTTGTGTTGATGACTGTACAGACTGCGAG ACCCCGTGCGATGGAGGAGGGCTCTGAGGTGATGGAGGATATTGTATTTCGAGGAGTGGAGTTTTCTGTGAAGATAGAGGTGGACAAGGGTTTGCTGATAGTCGAAATCTCTGACTCAGTGACAGCCGATCAATGGAGGGGGGACTTTGATCCAGCAT acATTGAGGACCTCACCCGcaaaactggcaacttcaagcAGTTCCCTATTTTCTGCAGCATGTTGGAATCAGCTGTTAGAAAG ATGAGTGATTCTGTTACACTTGACCTCTTGACCTATGCTGACCTGGAGCTGCTACGTAACCGAAAAGCAGGAGTGGTTAGTCGTCCTCGTGGCCATCAGCAGTCATCTGTTCTCACTGCCAAAAGATATCTAATCCTCATATACACTGTGGAGTTTGACAG GATACACTACCCTTTACCCCTGCCCTATGTGGGTAAGCCTGACCCGGCTGCCCTACAGAAGGAAGTCCGAGCTCTGAGGGCTGAGCTCAACACCGTCTCCTCTCATGGAATTAACAAATCTGCAGAACTAGAAATACAGCGGCTTCGAGCAGA GCTGGCTCTAGTCAAAGAAGAGAAGGAGTCCATGGGCAAGGTTCTGGAGCGACTGCAGATCAGCGGAAGTGGTCCCACATCGGGACGAGAGGACTGGAGGGTCAGAGATGTGGTGAGGGCGCTGGAGGAGCAGCTCGTGAAGGAGAGGGCCAAAAGTCAACGCTCGGCGAGCAAGAGGTGCCAGGAGCAGCGACTCCTGATGGAGCAG TTTGAGGAGCTGAGAGCATCGGAGTGCGCTCTCCGTGTTCGTGTCAAGAATCTCACCAGTGAACTGGCGTTGCTACGGAGAGG GAGGTCGGGGTACGGGACAGTCAGGGCTCGCTCAGGATCCAGAGAACGGACGGAGGACAGAGGGCAAAGGTCAGAGGAAAGGGGAAGAAGAGCGGACTCCTCGGGACCACGTGCTCGCATACCCAGGCCGTCACCTTCCCCCACTG GGTCCCGGGTAGAACGCTTTGACCCAActgcttacatccaggacagaCAGCGCAGACAGAAAGAGGCAGATGTCAAAAA ACAAAGAAAGGTACGGAGGGACATGCTCGCATCACCCGTTGTCTCTGAGAGGGGGCGATCACGTTCCAGAGAGGCCTATCCTCAGATGGCCCGTTCTGGCAGCAGAGGCAGGAGTTTATCAGTGGAGCGCAGAGGGAGCAGGAACTCCTCTGAAAGCTCGTTAGTGGACATGGATGAAATGGCCAAAACTTTGTTCAG agcAAGAAAACAGGCTTACAATGGACCCAGTGTG TCTAGAGGAGGCCTTTTGACCAGGAAGCCATTATGCAGTACTCCAACACACAGAATGAAAGACAAAG AGAGCTCCATAGATACAGGTGCTGAGCTGTCAGAGATTGATGCCAGGCTCCTGGCACTTCAGGAGTACATGAGGGACCTGGATACAGGACACTAA